Proteins encoded together in one Candidatus Paceibacterota bacterium window:
- the ligA gene encoding NAD-dependent DNA ligase LigA has translation MAQAPKNTEKRAGKLRELIEYHRHLYHTHDKPEISDTAYDSLVKELEGIEEAYPELKTPDSPTQRVGGAPLPEFTKVTHKVPQWSFNDAFSEDDMKDFDERVRKFIKADVGGKDGAELAPSYECELKIDGLKIVLEYEKGILVRAATRGDGTIGEDVTQNVRTIAAVPLRLKKPFDIIVEGEVWMSKSNLKRLNAEREKSGEPLFANPRNVAAGSIRQLDPKIAAARKLDNFVYDIARIDGKMPASQHEELDLIESLGFKVNPHRRHVKDIDGAIAYWKEWQKKAPKEDYLIDGVVIKVDERLFQEALGYTGKAPRWGIAFKFPAEQVTTVLEDIVFQVGRTGVVTPVAVLRPVLVAGTTVSRATLHNEDEIKRLDVRIGDTVVLQKAGDVIPDIVKVVIELRTGKERAFVFPTHIEECGGDGRIERIPGQAAHRCVVRDSQTLQRRKLRYFTSRAAIDIDGCGPAVIDALLDAGLIATFADLFTLKKGDVLALPRFAEKSADNLIRSIDKARDTTLARLVTGLSIDHVGEETAHLLADTFKTIEKIRNASRQDLESVEGIGPVVAESLAAWFSDKNHRKMLDRLLTQVRIAKVTPHTGGKLAGMTFVLTGTLPTLERADAEELIRKSGGDVSSSVSKKTSYVLAGENAGSKLEKARLLGVRVIDEAGFRLLVGA, from the coding sequence ATGGCTCAGGCGCCTAAAAATACGGAAAAACGCGCGGGAAAGTTGCGGGAATTGATCGAATATCACCGCCATCTTTACCATACCCACGACAAGCCCGAGATATCGGATACGGCCTATGACAGCCTCGTAAAGGAGCTTGAGGGCATAGAAGAGGCGTATCCGGAACTCAAGACCCCTGATTCGCCGACCCAGCGCGTGGGCGGAGCGCCGCTCCCTGAATTCACCAAGGTGACCCACAAGGTGCCGCAGTGGTCGTTCAACGACGCTTTTAGCGAAGACGACATGAAGGACTTCGACGAGCGCGTCCGAAAGTTCATCAAAGCGGACGTCGGAGGTAAAGACGGCGCAGAGCTCGCGCCTTCATACGAATGCGAGCTTAAGATAGACGGCCTTAAGATCGTCTTGGAATATGAGAAAGGTATCCTGGTTCGGGCGGCGACGCGCGGCGACGGCACGATAGGCGAGGACGTGACCCAGAATGTGCGTACGATCGCGGCCGTGCCTCTGCGCCTCAAAAAGCCCTTCGACATCATCGTCGAAGGCGAAGTCTGGATGTCGAAATCGAATCTGAAGCGTCTGAATGCCGAGCGCGAGAAGAGCGGCGAGCCTCTATTCGCGAATCCCCGCAACGTGGCGGCGGGTTCGATCCGTCAGCTTGATCCGAAGATCGCTGCGGCGCGAAAGCTCGACAATTTCGTATACGACATCGCGCGCATCGACGGGAAAATGCCTGCATCCCAGCACGAAGAGCTCGACCTCATCGAATCACTCGGTTTCAAGGTGAATCCGCATCGCCGCCATGTCAAAGATATAGATGGAGCGATCGCGTACTGGAAGGAATGGCAGAAGAAGGCGCCGAAAGAAGACTATCTGATAGACGGCGTGGTCATAAAGGTGGACGAGAGGCTGTTCCAGGAGGCTTTGGGATATACGGGCAAGGCGCCGCGCTGGGGCATCGCTTTCAAATTCCCGGCCGAACAGGTAACGACGGTGCTCGAAGATATCGTATTCCAGGTCGGCCGCACGGGCGTCGTGACGCCTGTCGCCGTTCTGCGCCCGGTCTTGGTCGCCGGCACGACGGTTTCGCGCGCGACGCTCCATAACGAGGACGAGATAAAGCGGCTCGACGTGCGCATAGGGGATACGGTCGTCTTGCAAAAAGCAGGAGACGTCATTCCCGACATCGTCAAAGTGGTGATCGAGCTTCGCACAGGTAAAGAAAGAGCGTTCGTTTTCCCGACGCATATAGAAGAGTGCGGCGGCGACGGCCGTATCGAGCGGATCCCGGGCCAGGCGGCGCATCGATGCGTCGTCCGCGATTCGCAGACGCTTCAGCGCCGCAAGTTGCGCTATTTCACGTCGCGAGCGGCGATAGATATAGACGGCTGCGGCCCGGCGGTCATAGACGCGCTCCTCGATGCCGGACTCATCGCGACATTCGCCGATCTTTTCACCCTGAAAAAAGGCGATGTGCTCGCATTGCCGCGATTCGCTGAAAAATCTGCCGATAATCTGATCAGATCCATAGATAAGGCGCGCGACACGACGTTGGCACGGCTCGTTACTGGGCTTTCCATAGACCATGTGGGCGAAGAGACCGCGCATCTATTGGCTGATACTTTTAAGACGATTGAAAAGATCCGCAATGCCTCGCGCCAAGACCTGGAAAGCGTCGAAGGCATCGGTCCCGTGGTCGCTGAATCTCTGGCGGCATGGTTCTCGGACAAAAACCATCGGAAGATGCTCGATAGATTGTTGACCCAGGTCCGCATCGCCAAAGTCACGCCGCATACCGGAGGGAAGCTGGCGGGGATGACCTTCGTTCTGACGGGAACCCTGCCGACGCTTGAACGCGCCGATGCCGAAGAATTGATACGAAAGAGCGGCGGGGACGTATCGTCTTCTGTTTCCAAGAAGACGTCATATGTCTTGGCGGGCGAGAATGCGGGATCAAAGCTCGAAAAAGCTCGCTTGCTCGGCGTCAGAGTCATCGATGAAGCAGGATTCAGGCTCCTTGTCGGTGCATAA
- the nfi gene encoding deoxyribonuclease V (cleaves DNA at apurinic or apyrimidinic sites) produces MTSRINAKEAIELQKEMRKDVRIEPVRRPIRTIAGADVSLERFGDELYAGIIVLSYPDLKPVEHAVAKMKVEFPYIPGLLSFREIPGLIRCLEKLSAKPDLIIVDGQGIAHPRRLGIAAHLGIVSGVPTIGCAKSRLYGVFEAPKNVGDATPVTDPKTSELIGYALKSKARSNPLIISPGYKADVEDALSIVRETVRGYKLPEPTRKAHELVNRFRRGEIRE; encoded by the coding sequence ATGACGTCGAGGATAAATGCAAAGGAGGCCATAGAGCTGCAAAAAGAGATGCGAAAGGACGTCAGGATCGAACCTGTCCGCCGGCCTATACGCACGATAGCTGGAGCCGACGTGTCTTTGGAAAGGTTCGGCGACGAGCTTTATGCCGGCATAATCGTGCTCTCATATCCTGACCTGAAGCCTGTAGAGCATGCGGTCGCCAAAATGAAAGTCGAGTTTCCCTATATTCCAGGCCTACTTTCGTTTCGCGAGATTCCGGGGCTTATAAGATGTTTGGAGAAGCTTTCGGCGAAGCCTGACCTCATTATCGTAGATGGGCAGGGAATAGCGCACCCGCGAAGGCTGGGCATCGCCGCGCATCTCGGTATCGTATCCGGCGTGCCGACGATCGGTTGCGCGAAGTCTCGGCTCTATGGCGTGTTCGAAGCGCCGAAGAATGTCGGCGATGCGACGCCGGTCACAGATCCAAAGACGAGTGAGCTTATCGGCTATGCCCTGAAATCGAAAGCCCGGTCGAATCCTCTGATCATATCTCCGGGATACAAGGCGGACGTTGAAGACGCGCTTTCGATTGTCCGCGAAACGGTGCGCGGCTATAAACTGCCGGAACCTACCCGGAAGGCGCATGAGTTGGTGAATAGATTCAGAAGGGGCGAGATCCGCGAATAG
- a CDS encoding helix-hairpin-helix domain-containing protein, producing MKARNSEAVKRFQDIPNIGPAMAADFKLLGLTDPSDLKGNDPFALYKRLCALTGSVQDPCVLDTYMAAIDFMNGAPARPWWHYTPERKKRYSRE from the coding sequence ATGAAAGCCCGCAATTCGGAGGCAGTGAAAAGATTCCAGGATATACCGAACATCGGACCGGCCATGGCCGCTGATTTTAAGCTTCTCGGCCTTACGGATCCATCGGATCTAAAAGGGAATGACCCTTTCGCACTTTACAAGCGTCTGTGCGCGCTGACCGGATCCGTTCAAGACCCATGCGTGCTAGACACCTACATGGCCGCCATAGATTTCATGAACGGTGCCCCGGCAAGGCCGTGGTGGCACTATACTCCCGAGAGGAAGAAGAGATATTCTCGAGAGTAG
- the gatA gene encoding Asp-tRNA(Asn)/Glu-tRNA(Gln) amidotransferase subunit GatA: MIDIANLTIKKAHEALVRGDFTVRDLAKAYLEEIKKKDADIHAYLEVYEDVMKQADEAQKKVSAENALAGIPIAVKDNIMIEGRRAQSASKMLEGYVAPYDATAIKKLKEAGVVFIGRANMDEFAMGGSTENSAYGATKNPHDLARVAGGSSGGSAAAVGGGLALAALGSDTGGSVRQPASYCGVVGLKPTYGSISRHGLMAMGSSLDIIGPLTKTVADAEILFDAMKGKDRYDSTSIDPMPEKPATKRLVIGIPRHFLKGDGIDPEVMRAFEASVERFRSMGYEIRDVELPNIEYSLAVYYVLMPAEVSTNLARFDGVKYGFHKDGKDLLEDYLLSRGEGFGREARRRIMLGAYVLSSGYYDAYYNKASAVRELLKRDFADAFKSVDAILIPTAPAPAFKIGEKVSDPVAMYLEDIFTVTANLVGVPAISIPAGVKNEGSKSLPIGIQLLADMRREDVLFALGKKFLGEVE; the protein is encoded by the coding sequence ATGATCGATATCGCCAATCTCACCATCAAAAAAGCGCATGAAGCTCTTGTACGGGGCGATTTCACCGTGCGCGACCTCGCCAAAGCATATTTGGAGGAGATCAAGAAAAAAGACGCCGATATCCATGCGTATCTCGAGGTCTATGAAGACGTCATGAAACAGGCTGACGAGGCGCAGAAGAAGGTCTCGGCTGAAAACGCGCTGGCTGGTATCCCTATCGCGGTGAAAGACAACATTATGATCGAAGGCAGGCGCGCGCAGTCCGCGTCGAAGATGCTCGAAGGCTATGTAGCTCCCTATGATGCGACGGCTATCAAGAAATTGAAGGAAGCGGGCGTCGTATTTATCGGTCGCGCGAATATGGATGAATTCGCCATGGGCGGCTCGACGGAGAACTCTGCGTACGGGGCGACTAAGAACCCTCATGACCTCGCGAGGGTCGCGGGAGGATCGTCGGGAGGATCGGCTGCCGCCGTAGGCGGCGGCCTAGCCCTGGCTGCGCTCGGCTCTGACACCGGCGGCTCGGTCCGCCAGCCCGCGTCGTATTGCGGCGTGGTCGGCCTTAAACCGACCTATGGCTCTATCTCGCGCCATGGCCTCATGGCTATGGGCTCGTCCCTCGATATCATCGGCCCTCTGACAAAAACCGTCGCCGATGCCGAAATCCTTTTCGACGCTATGAAGGGAAAAGACCGCTATGACTCGACCTCTATCGACCCGATGCCTGAAAAGCCGGCGACGAAGAGGCTGGTCATCGGCATTCCGCGCCACTTCCTCAAGGGTGATGGCATCGATCCCGAAGTCATGCGCGCCTTCGAAGCGTCCGTCGAGAGATTCCGCAGCATGGGCTATGAGATCCGCGACGTCGAGCTTCCGAATATCGAATACTCTCTCGCCGTCTACTATGTCCTCATGCCTGCAGAGGTATCTACGAACCTTGCGCGTTTCGACGGCGTAAAATACGGATTCCACAAGGACGGCAAAGACCTTCTTGAAGACTACCTTCTCTCGCGCGGCGAAGGCTTCGGCCGCGAAGCGCGCCGCCGAATCATGCTCGGCGCCTACGTGCTTTCCTCCGGCTATTACGATGCCTATTACAACAAAGCATCCGCCGTGCGCGAGCTCCTCAAGCGCGATTTCGCTGACGCGTTCAAATCTGTAGATGCCATCCTCATCCCGACCGCTCCCGCCCCTGCGTTCAAGATAGGGGAGAAGGTCTCGGACCCGGTCGCTATGTATCTTGAGGACATATTCACCGTCACGGCGAACCTCGTCGGCGTGCCGGCCATATCCATTCCCGCAGGCGTCAAAAACGAAGGTAGCAAATCGCTCCCGATAGGCATCCAGCTCCTCGCCGATATGCGCCGCGAAGACGTCCTTTTCGCCCTCGGCAAGAAATTCCTCGGCGAGGTAGAATAA
- a CDS encoding Asp-tRNA(Asn)/Glu-tRNA(Gln) amidotransferase subunit GatC: MITRADIDKLSALSRLKLTEDEAVRMQGDMTSILAYVDKLKAAVGTETGPIMSANKNVMREDADPHQSGEFTDRLVALAPRRETTKEGSFVKVKKILGGSQ, from the coding sequence ATGATAACCCGCGCCGATATAGACAAGCTTTCCGCGCTCTCGCGGCTCAAGCTCACCGAAGACGAGGCCGTACGCATGCAGGGCGATATGACCTCGATTTTGGCATATGTAGATAAGCTGAAGGCGGCTGTGGGGACGGAAACGGGCCCGATCATGTCGGCGAACAAGAACGTCATGCGCGAGGACGCCGACCCGCATCAGAGCGGCGAATTCACCGACAGGCTGGTCGCTCTCGCTCCGCGGCGCGAGACGACGAAAGAGGGGAGTTTCGTCAAAGTGAAGAAGATACTCGGCGGATCGCAATAA
- a CDS encoding PCRF domain-containing protein, protein MNDKAKRIAEIEFLMTEASFWDNKDRAQAMLRELNDLKAAIAEADKYERGNAIVTIFSGAGGDDAEDFSRMLLEMYMKYADRKGWSVAFLHDNQNDRGGYRNVTLEIGGKGAYGTLKNESGVHRLVRVSPFNAKKLRHTSFSLVEVIPKFEKTERLDIPPEEIKIEFAKSSGPGGQNVNKRETAVRLVHIPTKIAVHVSSERSQADNRSRAMDILKAKIYKMREDERIAKEKGMQISKTTDIEWGNQIRSYVLHPYKMVKDHRTDAETANVDAILGGDIDMFIEAEKNL, encoded by the coding sequence ATGAACGACAAGGCAAAGCGCATCGCCGAAATAGAGTTTCTCATGACCGAGGCGTCCTTTTGGGACAACAAAGACCGCGCGCAGGCGATGCTGCGGGAGCTGAACGATCTCAAGGCCGCCATCGCCGAAGCCGACAAATACGAAAGGGGAAATGCCATCGTTACCATATTCTCCGGTGCCGGAGGCGACGATGCGGAGGATTTCTCGCGCATGCTCCTTGAGATGTATATGAAGTATGCCGACCGAAAGGGTTGGTCAGTCGCGTTCCTCCACGACAACCAGAACGATCGCGGCGGATACAGGAACGTGACGCTCGAGATCGGAGGCAAGGGCGCGTATGGGACGCTTAAGAACGAATCGGGCGTGCACCGCTTGGTCCGCGTATCGCCGTTCAATGCCAAAAAGCTCCGCCACACGTCGTTCTCTCTGGTCGAAGTGATCCCGAAATTCGAAAAGACGGAAAGACTCGATATCCCTCCCGAAGAGATAAAAATAGAGTTCGCCAAATCGTCCGGTCCGGGGGGCCAGAACGTGAACAAGCGCGAAACCGCGGTGCGCTTGGTCCATATCCCGACGAAGATCGCCGTTCACGTATCGAGCGAGCGCTCCCAGGCCGATAATCGCAGCCGTGCGATGGATATATTGAAGGCGAAGATATACAAAATGCGCGAAGACGAGCGCATCGCAAAGGAGAAAGGCATGCAGATATCGAAGACGACCGATATCGAATGGGGCAATCAGATACGATCGTATGTTCTGCACCCGTATAAGATGGTCAAAGACCACCGCACCGACGCGGAGACCGCCAATGTAGACGCGATTCTGGGCGGAGACATCGATATGTTCATAGAAGCCGAAAAGAACCTGTAG
- a CDS encoding peptidoglycan-binding protein has translation MRPVRCFNWLWCIFVFTLVVPSTGFAATAIYRSVSPSNTSVLDSAGGSKSLTISGSTATFGGAIANNVGVGDVIQYDSASNGTINAVAFIYGRTDSTHYTVKNASGGTPTAVTGSTAWSIYRAYTSLGEGFVGSENTGINSSVRDFDTTYSGTDGKDLTVLDQQWNFAAYGNGTTRDHTPNPYLIGWTTGPTTYIRIYTPTSTAEVGTSQRANGGKWDPNKYGVSSPCQGLWLQVNYARIDGIQMDLLHTQASTSGAGEYQISNNLIDPVVADNFGCFFSYFDESASNGASVGLKFWNNIVANSGPAGGAVDLRYLGGQVTLYNNTFYNDAYPFFVGASNMLLKNNIFASTTEIFRFGGSASASSDYNSFSASSVSGYTNNTHDRFSQTFSLNDPANYDYNLTGSDTAARDRGVDLSGDSLIPFSIDQTGSTRPGNSIWDIGALEYFPAPDTTPPGRSAGAPSGRIATSTTSTNITLNTNESSTCKYSTTPNTAYGSMTNTFTTTGGTSHSTAVSVSSGHPYTYYIRCQDGASNANTDDYTIQFFVNQAGTVYADSCSVSDVNTAYSYTYAGDTLKLPAGTCTGWTSSSGLAIGKAITLQGAGIDQTILEIASTTGTYNSAAIPIFAPATVRDLTVRTETSGNSGTWFAASADGFHFTNVKYVDRTSTTGGYFLYASAYGLVDNSDITSAAGDMELILVRGPSNSWQTANSMGSSSAVFIENSIFRGPGYVTDCNSNARCVVRNISITGQMKVDGHGLASNTPARGVRQYELYNTTWSAADGAWTAIEMRGGTGMIFGNRSTGGNFLFNEYCATAVWANCGGVQLTAADYPISDQIGVGKDPKAAHSEPYYVWDTLKNAAQWPINLGYGEEALLSGLIVANRDYYISSTSVAFNGTANGTSAGVGTGLLAARPATCTTGVAYWATDQGGSWNTINGTGADGALYTCISTNTWRKSYVPYALPHYLAAASTTGTSLVDRGMGARFFGVGTFYGVATSSASGTYADMAINPSSTSADTWLDVSISLWNNTGTRHKTWTESSENATTTLHTIGDLAANTGYNVKVDNVLGSGITGGSCSGGVCTSNGSGKITFTYSGGYSTHTFDVEDVSASSASAPSVTTSAASSIAATTAILNGSITNNGGADATQSGFAYGTVSTLQSGVIATSTLGSQTGNASFNSSISSLTCNTTYYFRAYATNTGGTGYGSILSFTSGACTPTVTTQAASSITNSSATANGTITATGGANATSRGAVYGVTTAYGATTTEAGSFSTGAFTASLSGLACNTLYHVKAYAINSGGAAYGSDVTFTSSACASPSVTTSAASSIGQTSATLNALITATGGQNATQSGFAYGTSSALSTVIATSTLGSQTGAVAFSSSVSSLTCETTYYFRAYATNPTGTSYGSVVSFTAASCVTVSEPTPVSSASRPSSQTHRETAVAAPSSVVTVSSPVLLPTLRQFIDALISAGVIPADKAETARAALLNTAPASTPSVNLAYHDQGDAVKSLQTILASKGFLTATPNGVFGPATLAALKAFQKANGVPATGFYGPLTRAAMGQ, from the coding sequence ATGAGACCAGTCAGGTGCTTTAATTGGCTGTGGTGCATTTTTGTCTTCACGCTCGTCGTCCCTTCGACTGGATTTGCCGCAACCGCTATCTATAGGTCCGTATCGCCGAGCAACACCTCGGTCCTCGATTCTGCCGGCGGGTCGAAATCCCTGACCATCAGCGGCTCTACCGCGACGTTCGGCGGCGCCATAGCGAATAACGTGGGCGTCGGCGACGTTATCCAGTACGATTCCGCGTCCAACGGAACTATCAATGCCGTCGCTTTCATATACGGCCGCACGGATTCGACGCACTATACCGTGAAGAACGCGTCCGGCGGCACGCCGACCGCCGTTACGGGAAGCACTGCATGGTCTATCTATCGAGCATATACTTCTCTGGGCGAAGGCTTCGTAGGTTCCGAGAACACTGGTATCAATTCGTCCGTCCGGGATTTCGATACTACGTATTCAGGTACCGACGGTAAGGATCTCACGGTCCTCGATCAGCAGTGGAATTTCGCCGCATACGGCAATGGCACGACCCGTGATCACACTCCTAACCCATATCTTATCGGCTGGACGACGGGGCCTACCACATACATCAGGATATATACGCCGACATCGACTGCGGAAGTAGGCACGAGCCAGAGGGCGAATGGAGGCAAATGGGATCCGAATAAATACGGGGTCAGCTCTCCCTGCCAGGGTCTTTGGCTTCAGGTCAATTATGCCCGAATCGACGGCATCCAGATGGACCTGTTGCATACGCAGGCGTCCACGAGCGGGGCCGGCGAGTATCAGATATCTAATAATCTCATAGATCCGGTCGTCGCAGATAATTTCGGTTGTTTCTTCAGCTATTTCGATGAATCCGCATCAAATGGAGCTAGTGTCGGCCTGAAGTTCTGGAACAATATCGTCGCAAACAGCGGCCCGGCCGGAGGCGCTGTAGACCTCCGCTATCTCGGCGGGCAGGTGACGCTGTATAATAACACCTTCTATAACGATGCGTATCCTTTCTTTGTGGGTGCTTCGAATATGCTGCTTAAGAACAACATATTCGCATCGACTACGGAGATCTTCAGGTTCGGCGGATCAGCTTCTGCGTCTTCCGACTACAACTCCTTCAGCGCGTCTTCGGTAAGCGGGTATACGAACAATACCCATGACCGTTTCTCTCAGACGTTCTCATTAAACGACCCTGCCAATTATGACTATAACCTCACAGGCTCTGATACTGCTGCCCGCGACCGCGGCGTCGACCTCTCCGGCGACAGCCTGATCCCGTTCTCCATAGACCAAACCGGCAGCACCCGTCCCGGCAACTCTATCTGGGATATAGGCGCGCTCGAATATTTTCCCGCTCCCGATACGACGCCGCCCGGCCGTTCGGCAGGCGCTCCTTCCGGTAGGATAGCGACTTCGACGACTTCTACCAATATCACGCTCAATACGAACGAGAGCTCCACCTGCAAGTATTCGACGACCCCGAACACGGCCTATGGATCGATGACGAACACGTTCACCACCACCGGCGGCACGAGCCATTCGACTGCCGTGAGCGTGTCGAGCGGACACCCGTACACCTATTACATCCGCTGCCAGGACGGCGCATCGAATGCGAATACGGACGACTATACCATCCAGTTCTTCGTGAATCAGGCGGGTACCGTGTACGCCGACAGTTGTTCTGTCTCTGACGTGAATACGGCGTATAGCTATACCTATGCCGGAGATACGCTCAAGCTCCCTGCGGGTACCTGCACCGGATGGACATCGTCGTCCGGTCTTGCCATCGGCAAGGCCATAACGCTTCAGGGCGCGGGTATCGACCAGACGATCCTGGAGATCGCATCTACGACCGGGACGTACAATTCAGCCGCGATACCGATCTTCGCGCCGGCGACTGTCCGCGATCTTACGGTCCGCACGGAAACGTCGGGAAACAGCGGCACCTGGTTCGCCGCGAGCGCCGACGGATTCCATTTCACGAACGTCAAGTATGTAGACAGGACTTCGACCACCGGCGGCTACTTCCTCTATGCGAGCGCGTATGGCCTCGTCGACAACAGCGATATCACGAGTGCGGCGGGCGACATGGAGCTCATACTGGTCCGCGGCCCTTCGAACTCTTGGCAGACCGCGAATTCGATGGGCTCTTCGTCGGCAGTCTTCATCGAGAACTCCATATTCCGCGGGCCGGGATACGTGACGGACTGTAACTCGAACGCGCGCTGCGTCGTCCGCAACATCTCCATCACCGGTCAAATGAAGGTAGACGGCCACGGCTTGGCTTCGAACACGCCTGCCCGCGGCGTCCGCCAGTATGAGCTCTATAACACGACGTGGAGCGCGGCCGACGGCGCGTGGACGGCGATCGAAATGCGCGGCGGCACCGGCATGATATTCGGCAACAGATCGACCGGCGGCAATTTCCTTTTCAATGAATACTGCGCGACTGCGGTTTGGGCGAATTGCGGGGGCGTCCAGCTGACGGCGGCTGACTATCCGATATCCGATCAGATCGGCGTGGGCAAGGATCCCAAAGCAGCCCATAGCGAGCCGTATTATGTCTGGGATACTTTGAAGAACGCCGCTCAATGGCCGATCAACCTCGGCTATGGCGAAGAAGCCCTCTTGAGCGGCCTCATCGTCGCGAATAGGGATTACTATATATCCTCGACCTCCGTAGCTTTCAACGGAACGGCGAACGGTACCTCTGCCGGCGTCGGCACCGGCCTCCTCGCGGCCCGTCCGGCGACCTGCACGACGGGCGTTGCCTATTGGGCGACCGATCAGGGCGGCAGCTGGAATACGATAAACGGCACCGGAGCCGACGGCGCTCTCTATACATGTATCTCCACGAATACCTGGAGGAAGTCGTATGTCCCGTACGCCCTGCCTCATTATCTTGCCGCCGCTTCGACTACCGGCACGAGCCTCGTCGACAGGGGAATGGGCGCGCGCTTCTTCGGCGTCGGAACGTTCTATGGCGTCGCCACGTCTTCCGCTTCCGGCACGTATGCCGATATGGCTATCAATCCTTCCTCTACCTCGGCCGACACCTGGCTCGATGTCTCCATCTCCCTCTGGAACAATACGGGAACGAGGCATAAGACGTGGACGGAATCATCGGAGAACGCTACGACGACGCTGCACACCATCGGCGACCTCGCGGCTAACACGGGCTATAACGTCAAGGTAGACAACGTCCTCGGATCGGGCATAACGGGCGGCTCGTGCTCGGGCGGCGTCTGCACCTCGAACGGCTCCGGCAAGATCACTTTCACGTATTCGGGAGGATATTCTACCCACACGTTCGACGTCGAAGACGTCTCGGCTTCGTCCGCGTCCGCGCCTTCGGTGACGACCTCCGCGGCTTCGTCCATCGCTGCTACGACCGCTATCCTTAACGGCTCGATAACCAACAATGGGGGAGCGGACGCCACCCAGTCGGGCTTCGCATACGGCACGGTCTCGACGCTCCAGTCAGGCGTCATCGCGACCTCGACCCTCGGATCGCAGACGGGCAACGCCTCGTTCAATTCGTCGATATCGTCTTTGACCTGCAATACCACGTATTATTTCCGCGCGTATGCTACGAATACCGGCGGAACCGGATACGGATCGATCCTCTCGTTCACGTCGGGAGCATGCACCCCGACCGTCACTACCCAGGCCGCTTCGTCCATCACTAATTCTTCTGCGACCGCGAACGGCACGATCACCGCGACCGGCGGAGCGAATGCGACCTCTCGCGGAGCCGTATACGGCGTCACGACCGCGTATGGCGCGACCACGACTGAAGCCGGATCGTTCTCCACGGGAGCCTTCACCGCTTCTTTGAGCGGCCTCGCCTGCAATACCCTCTACCATGTAAAGGCGTATGCGATCAATTCCGGCGGTGCGGCGTACGGCTCTGACGTCACGTTCACCTCGTCGGCCTGCGCATCGCCGTCCGTGACGACCTCCGCCGCTTCATCGATCGGCCAGACCTCTGCGACCTTGAACGCTCTCATCACCGCGACCGGCGGCCAGAACGCCACCCAGTCGGGCTTCGCGTACGGCACGTCGTCGGCGCTTTCGACCGTCATCGCGACCTCGACCCTCGGATCGCAGACGGGCGCCGTCGCATTCTCTTCCTCCGTATCGTCTCTCACCTGCGAAACCACCTACTACTTCCGCGCGTACGCGACGAATCCGACGGGAACCTCGTACGGATCGGTCGTTTCGTTCACTGCGGCGTCCTGCGTGACCGTTTCCGAGCCGACGCCCGTCTCTTCCGCTTCGCGTCCTTCCTCCCAGACCCATAGGGAGACGGCTGTCGCCGCGCCTTCGTCCGTCGTGACCGTCTCAAGCCCTGTCCTTCTCCCGACCCTCCGTCAATTCATCGATGCCCTCATATCGGCGGGCGTCATACCGGCAGACAAGGCAGAGACGGCTCGCGCGGCGCTCCTCAACACCGCTCCGGCATCCACCCCGTCGGTCAACCTCGCATACCATGACCAGGGAGACGCGGTGAAGTCGCTCCAGACGATACTCGCGTCCAAGGGCTTTTTGACCGCGACGCCGAACGGCGTATTCGGTCCCGCGACCCTCGCGGCGCTTAAAGCCTTCCAGAAGGCCAACGGCGTGCCCGCTACGGGCTTCTACGGGCCTCTTACCAGGGCGGCGATGGGACAGTAA
- a CDS encoding RNA polymerase sigma factor — translation MSTIPPEILERARKGDILAFEEIVSTFEKPLWSYLVRLVGSKDDAEDLIQDTFVKIFKHIKAIDPSKNIKSWIYTIATNTAYDFLRKKKRQATTELDEEYETKPDSASYYSVSTEDNIETKDVAAAIDRLNLLYRGPIILYYKDGFSYEEIADMLSIPINTLKTRLSRAKKQLATLLVNYE, via the coding sequence ATGAGCACCATACCCCCTGAAATACTCGAGAGGGCTCGAAAAGGAGATATCCTGGCTTTCGAGGAGATCGTTTCGACGTTCGAGAAGCCTTTGTGGAGCTATCTGGTCCGCCTCGTTGGCTCTAAAGACGATGCCGAGGACCTTATCCAAGACACCTTCGTCAAGATATTCAAGCATATAAAGGCGATCGATCCTTCGAAGAACATCAAGTCCTGGATATACACGATCGCGACGAATACGGCATACGACTTTCTCCGCAAGAAGAAGCGCCAGGCCACGACCGAGCTTGACGAAGAGTACGAAACAAAGCCTGATAGCGCGTCGTACTACTCGGTGTCTACAGAAGACAATATCGAAACGAAAGACGTGGCAGCCGCCATAGATCGCCTCAACCTCCTCTACCGGGGGCCGATAATCCTTTATTACAAGGACGGATTCAGCTATGAAGAGATAGCGGACATGCTCTCTATCCCGATCAATACGCTGAAGACCCGATTATCGAGGGCAAAGAAACAGCTGGCGACGTTGCTCGTAAACTATGAATAA